The following is a genomic window from Candidatus Nezhaarchaeota archaeon.
TGGCGATCCCTGTATCTATTGGGGTGGCTTTGCCTATCTGGGCTGTATATACGTTTGCGCCTCAGGTTTGGCGCGTGGCCTGGCCTCTCACCTTCATACCGTTGATCGTGGCCGCCGCGGCCTTCATCTTCGTAGCCTACTGGATTCGTAAGTACTACGAGACCATTTACTTCGTCCTCGATAAGGATGAGGTGGTCACTGAGAAGGGCGTCTGGTGGAGGATGAGGCACGTGGTCCCGTACTCGCGCGTCATGTCAGTGGACGTGATCCAGGGGCCCATTTCAAGGAGGTTTGGTGTCGGCTCAGTCCACGTATACACAGCCGGATACACTGGCCCAGCTGGAGGGACCGCTGGCTTCGGGACGCGTGGCGCTGAGGCAGTGATATGGGGGGTCAAGAACTTCGTCGAGGTGAGGGACGCGATAATCAACATGGTGAGGGCGAGGCCCCTCTTCGCCCCGCCTGCAGTAACAGCAGACATAGGCTCAGAGATCTTAGAGGAGCTGAGGAAGATAAGGAGGGCTTTAGAAAAGTAGCCCAGCTCGGCTTAGC
Proteins encoded in this region:
- a CDS encoding PH domain-containing protein encodes the protein MPELKVGEKFKPHPDLKKVYGIYLLLVAIPVSIGVALPIWAVYTFAPQVWRVAWPLTFIPLIVAAAAFIFVAYWIRKYYETIYFVLDKDEVVTEKGVWWRMRHVVPYSRVMSVDVIQGPISRRFGVGSVHVYTAGYTGPAGGTAGFGTRGAEAVIWGVKNFVEVRDAIINMVRARPLFAPPAVTADIGSEILEELRKIRRALEK